The DNA sequence aggtgtccggggAATCCCCCCCACGGGACCCACCCACAGGACCTAGGTGTCCAAGGAATCCCCCCAAGCACCCTACTGCCCACCCCACAGGACCCAGGCATCCAGGAAAAGTTCACCCACTCCATAGACCCTACTGGGAACCCAGGTGTCTGGGTggccccccccttccccgggggacccaggcatccaaGCACACCTGTGACCTGGTCGACGAGGATGCGGGAGGTGATGATGCGGCCATACTGGGAGAAGAGCTGCTCCATCTCCTTCTGCCCCATGGCCTTGGGGAGGCCGCTCACGTAGAGGTTGGCATCACGGATGGAGGCCGAGCTGGGCCGAGCATAGgacacctggggggggggggggtcagcccTGGGGACCGAGGTGTCCGGGTGCCAGAGCTGCCTCCCACCcatggcccccccccccgccaggaCCAAGTCATCTTCCCCCCCTCACACCCTCACCCCCTGCCGAGGACATCTCTAGTGTCCACCCTCCCCAGGGGACCCCCTGGTGCCCACCCCCCCCAGAGGGATCCCAGCATCTATCCCCTGTCCCTGAGGGAACTCCTGGTGCACAACCCCCCCCTCCAGGGACCCCAGTGTCCGCCTGCTCCGAAGGACCCCAGCATCcgccccaccccacccccccgaGGCACCCCTggtgcccacccccccccccccccgaggaaCCCCAGCATCTGGCTGCTCTGAGGGACCCCAGCATCTATCCCCTGTCCCTGAGGGAACTCCTGGTGCACAACCCCCCCTCCAGGGACCCCAGTGTCCACCTGCTCCGAAGGACCCCAGCatccaccccaccccaccacctgAGGCACCCCTgctgcccacccaccccccccgaGGAACCCCAGCATCTGGCACCTTGATGGTCTTGGTCTGCAGCTTGAGGCCGTTGAGGGTGCTGATGGCCTTGTCGGCGTCACCCGCCTCAACGTAGTTGACAAAGCCATAGCCCAGGCTCTGCCCTGGGGCACAGGGTCAGCACTGACAGTGGCCCCAGCACCAGGGCCAGTCATGCCATCCCCagtccccatcccctccccacccctgtcCCCAAGACCCATTTCCATCCCATCTTCATGTCTGTCCCTGTGGGTCCCCATCCTCAcgtgtccccatgtccctgtaCCAGGGATCCTGTGGTCGAGCTTGCGGGACCTGATGTCCCTAGAGAGCTTCCTGAAGCTGTTCCTGTCCCCAGGATTCCATCCACATGCCCATCCCTGTCCTGGTCCCCATGTCCTATCTGCCCGTGTCCCATCTCCCCATGTCCTGTTTCCTCATGTCCCATGCCCCCATATCCCATCTGCCCCCATCCTGTCTCCCCATGTCCTGCCTCCCTATGTCCAGTCTCCCCATGTCCCACATCCCCATGTCCCATCTGCCTGTGTCCCCGTGTCCCAACTCCCAACCCCGTCTCCCCATGTCCATATGCTCCTGTCCCTGTGCCCCATCTCCCCGTGTCCTGTCTGCCTCCACGTCCCATCTGCCCATGTCCCACGTCCTGTCTCCCCATGTCCTGTCTACCCTGTCCCGTACCGGTGACCTTGTCGCGGACGAGCTTGCAGGACTCAATGTCTCCGAGGCTGCCAAAGAGGCTCCGCAGCTCCTCCTGGCTCATGCTCTGGGGCAGGTAGTTGACGATCAGGTTAGTTTTGCTGTCATCGGCCATGGGGGGCCCTGGGGGGGCCCCATTGGGCAGCGCCGCCGCCACTCCTGGCCCTGGCACCGCCACCACCGGCACGGCCACGGGGACAGGGCCGCAGCCCGACGgccctggggtgctgggagcCTGGGCCTCCACCGTGCTCAGGATCTGCTGAGGGGACGGATGGGCGTCACCATCATGGGGACAGTGGAGGGACAGGGACACTGGGGTCACAGGGACAGCGCAGGGACAGGGAGACAGGCACAGGGAACCCCAGGCAGTGGGGACATGGAGTCATCACCGAGGTGAAGCAGGGATGGAGCCATGGGGGGACACAGCGATGGGGACGGCGGGACATGGCAGTGGGGATGAGAACAGCGGGAGGGGGGAACAGGGACAACTCAGGTGGGGACGTGGGGACAGAGGGCTCTTCGGGGcccagatgcctgggtcccACAGGCtgcccctcctccccagcagggcaggaggggacccaggcatccacGGTCCCACAGCACCCCACCACCCcaaggcggggagggggggcgggggggctcaGGCATCCAGTGCGCGCCTCCCCCCGGGGGATAATCCCCCATTGTGCAGCGAAgcccccgcccctcccccccACGCACAATAGCAGGGGACAATGGGCCTTTGTCACCGGGAGACGGGACACCCGGGGCCGCCAGCCACGGCCGTAGGACCTGGGCATCCGggcgctgcccgccccccccccggcgggaTGGGGACCCGGCGTCCGGGCCCGCCGGGAGCTGACCAGGCGCTGAAACGGGGCGGAGGTGCCGGACGCCTGGATCCTTCGCGGGGGGCACTGTACCTTTAAGGGCTGGGGGGCCGAGGGGGGCTGGGGCGCCCGGCACGAGCGAGAGGGtgtctgtccgtctgtccgCCCGCGGGGCAGCGACAGCCCCGAAATTGGCCGGTGGGAAAAGTGAAAGCGCAAAAGCCGAAAATCACCAAATCGGATTGAGAAAATGGGATTTACGGGCGACGcaggcagacacacacacacacgcacggACACATAGCCAAGGCAGCAACACACGCCTCTGCCGCGCACACCCGCTCTGCACGGGGACCGGACTGCGCGTGTCCGCGTGTTGTGTGTGCGCACACATCTCCTCCCCGCACACGCATCCCTGCGCCCACACACCAAGGTGGAGACGTGTGCGCACACCACAGCACATGCGTGTGCACCTGTGTGCGGGCCCCTCCACACGGCACACACACATGTGCGTGCGGCAGGGGCTCTACACGGCCCTGGTGCCAAACAGAGGATTGAGAGGGGAGCAGGGCACAGCTGGGTCTCCACCCCGCCCTTGCACACACGTGTCCCACACGAGCACACAGGACACACCCATGTCCCAGCGTAGCAGATGCACGGGGCATGGAGGGTGTGGCGGCCCATGTGGCGACACACGCATGCCCCCGTTGCACGTACATGCGTGTGCCCCCAACATGTGATGCACACGCATGTGCATGCAGCTCTCACGGCACTCCTGTCCCCGCCCAAGCGTGTCACACACTCAGAGAGCCGTCACATGGGGGGGACACGCAGAGATGATGGGGTcacggggggagggggggcgggaatgctggggggctggaggagggggggggcaggggagtaGGGGGACATCGGGGGTGAGGGGACACAGAGAGCAGGGGGTGTTGGAtgccggggagcgggggggggggccacggGATGGGGCTTTCAGGAGATGGAGGACGCTGGGGGTGCCGGCCGCGCCTCCCCGACGACACCCCCAAACCCCGCGGCCCCTCCCCCCACTCCTACCGTCACCATCGTCGCGGTGCCGTGGCCGCGGGGGCTGCTCGGGGGGGCCCCCGCACGGCCCAGCGGGctcggggggctgcggggggccCCGAGGTGGGGGGACTCCGGGGGTCTCGGTCGCGGCGTCGGGCGCTGCGAGCGGCGGCCCCGTCGGTCCTTTAAACGTCCTTGGGcagccgcggggcggggccccCCCAAACCGCCGCGGtgggcgcggcccggcccccccgctCTGCGATGGCTCCGTCCGCCCCCCCGCCCGCAGGTGGGTCGGTCCGGCCCCCCTGACACCCCAAAATGGACCGGCCCCCCACGGCCCGCTCCGGCCCCCCCGGCGAAGCCCATTGGCTGCCGAGCGGGCGGGGCCCCCCCAACGCCCCCCGAGACCCCCTACAGTCACCGCCTATAGgcccccccccgaccccgcCCACGTGacccggggaggaggaggaaggggggccggggagaaggagaaggaggcgGCGAGGGtgatgggggcggggggggggggggggggggggacggacgaaGGAGGAAGtggcgggcgggggggaggaaggagggtgggtggaagaggaggaggaaggacagggGGAGGCGCAACGAAGACACCGCAGCGGCACCGCCGGACCCGGGGGGAACCCGGGCGCCCGGGCAgggcggagccgccgccggtTCAGCACCGGGGACAGCTCCGGGGCGGGGCCGCGTGTCGCGACCCCTCCCAGTTCGCCCCAGAGACCAACTGGGGTGGTACCGTTCTGCGAGGGCCGCGACCCCCAGAGCTGGGGGGCCAGGTGTGTGCCCCCCCTCCATACGGGGCCCTGGatccccctgctcctccccgAGCCACCattgcccccccccagctccccacatCCCCCCCTGTCTCACCCTGGGGCTcccaggcagagagcaggaagCAACAAGTAAAAGTCAGCACTTTAATGGAActggggggggtttgggggccCTGGGGCGatcggccccccccccccccaagacaaAACCAGGCTCCCCactactccccccccccaagacccAGTTGCCCCGGGGGACGGGGGGATGACAACCGACAGtcaggaaataaataaagggtgactggggagcccagggcaATGGGGGGGATCCTGGGGGTGTCAGGGTGCCCCAGTGCTGAGGGGGGTGTCTCCAGGGCAGCTCGGGCAGCCCAGGGGGATGAGGGACTCCACCAAGCGCATGGAGCTTCGGATGCCCCATGGAGGGCGCAGGACCCCCAGCGGGTACTTCCTCATCTCCACGTGCCCCGGGGAAGTCAGGGTGACCCAGCGGGCAGGGAGGGGCAGGGCCCCTAGGTGCCGCGGGGCTCAGGGTGGCTCTTGAGCGCGTGGAACTTGAGGCCCTCGGGGCGCTCGAAGCACCTCCCGCAGCGCTCGCAGGGGAAGGGGCGCAGCCCTGGCCCCCCATGACGCCTCATGTGCCACGTCAGGGAGGCACGTTGGCGGCAGCGGTACCCGCAGACCTCGCACCTGGGGGGGGGcaagggaggggtgaggggtACCCGCAGACCTCACACCTTGGGGGATGGGCAAGGGAGAGGTGAGGGGTACCCACAGACCTCGCACCTTGGGGCGGTGGGTGGACATGACAGAATGGGAGGGGGGGGTCAGAGGGAGGGGGCGGTTCCCTCCCCATGTCTCTCACTCAATGCAGCAGTGACCCTACCTTATCACTAACCACAAGCACGGATTTCCCCCATGCACCCCCTCAACGCTGCCCACAGGGGATCTCGCCAgtgcccccccccggctcgACACTCACTGCAGGGGGGTCTCCCCGGTGTGCGTCCGCCTGTGCACCTCCAGGTGGTTCTTGCGCTTGAAGGATTTCCCGCAGGTCTCACAAGTGAACTCCCGCACGCCTGGGTAGGGGGATGTGGGGGGACGTTGGGGGGACACAGGAGGGACACAGGGGGAAACACTGGGAGGACACTGGAGGCTCACCAGAGTGGATGACCATGTGCCGGCGCAGGTGGTTGGCCAGATAAAACCTCTTCCCGCACCCGGGCTGGGGGCACTGCTGGGTCCGGCCCTTGCGGTGCACCAAGTTGACGTGATTCTGGAGGTCGGAGAGGTGAGGGGGGCCCCAGGGCCCCAGGAGGGCACAGAGGGGCCCCAGGGGACCCGTACCTGGAAGCTGCTGAGCGCAACGTAGACCTGCCCACAGCCCGCATAAGGGCAGGCGATCGGCTCTGGGAGCTCCTCGGGGTCAGGGTGGGGGGCGCGGCCCCGCCTGCTCCGCCGCCGGCTGTGCAGGGAGAAGCGACGTCACAGCCACGGGTGAGCCCCCCGCCAGAGGCCACAGCACAGAGGGGCCCAGGCATTCGGGGCCCTTGTCCAACACACCTTGGCATGCTTGAGGACTTCTAAATCCCAAACAGCTGCTTGGCCCTGGGAGTACCCCAAAAAAAGACCCCCACCCACACCTGGACACTGTCCCAAGCCACTGCCCCCCAGAAAAACCCCCGACCCCTCAAAAGGCCCCCAGAGCCTCACCCCTTGTCCCCAAGGACCCCTCCATAACCCTAAGATCTCCCCCaaccctaaaaaaacccaacccctgCAGCACACCCCGTCGCTAAACCTTTTGTAACCCGTACAgaccctccccagccctgacTCCCTGTTCATATCCCCAGACACTTAAGGAACCTCACAGTGATCCCCAAAGACACCACCTGCCCCCCCTCAATACCTCGCACTTCCCCCGAACCCCCAGGGACACCCCAAACTCCATCACCCCTCCCAAGCCCTGAGCCTCCCCAGCCTGACCACCCTTGGGCCCCTGGGTACCCAAGtgacccccaaaccccacgccCTTGACCTCTCAGGTTCTTTGGGGATCTCGTAGATGATGGCCGATACGTCACCACCGTCAGGGTCctcagccgggggggggggggggggctcctgaGGGGGCTCcggagggggctgtggggggggcTCGGCGGCAGGGAGGGGCACCTCCTCCTGCTTCAGCCCCAGCACCTCGTCCTCCTCTGCCGTCAGCGTGGCAAGTGAGGcactgctgccccccccccggccccccagcACCTGatcccccccagcaccctgatGTCCTTGATTCCTGACCCCAATCCCCCCTggtccccccagcaccccaatTGCCCCGACCCCTAACCTTTAtccccctgacccccccagcaccccaatCCCCCCAACACCTGAGGTCCCAGCACCCCAATCCCTCTCATCCCCATGACCCCTGCCCCCCCATACCTGTCTTAGGGAGACGGGAGTCcagggggggtgggaggaaggccCCCCCGCTCTCCAGCAGCGCACAGGGCACCTCATCCCCCCCCCACAtccagctgcagcccccccagcgCATCATAGCCGGGGCTGGCCAGGATGAGGAGGGGGGGCCcctgcagcagggtggggggcCCCCCATCGGCCAGCGCCCCCCGCCCTGCGCCCAGCCGCAGAGGCAGCGGCAGTGGCACGCAGACCACAGCCTCCAGTGCTGTCCCCCGCCCCTCTGCAGTGCCCTCAGGGGGGCCCAGACCTGCAGGGGGGGCCACTGCCACCCCCCCTGGTGCTGATGGGGCACCCCCTGGCGTCGCCTCCGAGCCTGAGCTGCAGCCCCCTGAGGAGCAAGAggagctgccaggagctgctACTGTAGGACAGAAAAGATCAAGGGGAGCCCCCAGAAGAATCCACCCTGAGCCCCAAAGGAGAGCACCCACCCCCCAAAGAACCACCCCCCTAGGCCCCAAAGGAGTCCCCTGGGCCCCCCACCCACAAGCCAGGCCCCCAAAAGGCACAGTCAGGTCCCGCAAACCACCCCTGGGCCCCACCCCTGCATCCCCCCTACCCAGCTaagcacccccagccccctccccagtgGAGCGCAgccccccctgctcccctgcacACCGTCATCACTGTCCCCGTCGGAGTCGCTGAGGGGCCGCAAAGGTGAGTGCAGGTCCTGGAAGTAGCGATGCCCGCGCTCGCACTGCCAGACGGCTGTGGTGTAGAGCCCCACCGAGGGGTCCAGCTCCGCCAACCGCGGCTCGTAGGGGCAGCGCTGCCGGTGGTCCTCGTACCAGATCACCGCATGCCGCAGGCAGTTCACGTTGCGCCGCCGCCCTGGGGgagggctgctggcagcctggcACCCCCCCACCCGACCCCACCACGGCCCCAgccaccccagcccctgccctcctcaCCCCATGCCCCCGCACCTCCAGCCCTATTCCCCATCACCCCCCAGATCCTGCCTCCACCCCTGGCAGCCCCAGGCCTCCCAGCCCCTGGCCGAgtcccccccagcaccccctggTGCGCGGTGCCCCCACTCACGCCCTGGCCCCCACCGGCAAGGGCAGCCCCCGCCCGCCCACCCAGCACTCACTTTTCTTCCGTTTTGGCTTTTTAGGGATCTGCTCCCACGGTTTCCTGCGGAGAGAGAGCGGTGGTCTGGGGACAAACGGGCGCCCCTCCCCGCAGGGGGGGTCGTCCCCCCGAGAGCTgcgggaggggaaggggccTCCCGGTGCCCCTGAGCCcccattccccaccagcccctccaaGCCCCCCCGGCTCTTCAGCACCGCTCACCCGCGCCGCCCGGCACGCTGCCCccgctccagccccagcaggtaGGCCGCCAGCTTGGCATCGCTCCAGCCGCTGCGGCGGCGCAGGTCAACCCAGGGCCCGTGCGCCTCGCCCAGGTACACCCGCCGCACGTCGTACTTCTTCCGCGACtccagccgccgccgcgcccggtCCGACTCCGTCagccgcggccgcccccgcgccttccgcccgccgcccggctcTGCCGCGGGGCCTCGCCCGGGGCCACCGCCGGTACCTGGGCCGCCGCTGTCCCCCGCGCCCGGGCCCCGCTCCACCGCGCTCATGCCGGGCCCGTCGCCCCGCGCCGCGGCGCGTTGCCGATGACGCCAGCACCACTTCCGCTTCCGGCCCCCCGCTCGCGCCGTTTTTCACGCAGGAAGGCGCGGCGCGCCGCAGTGCGCACGCGCGGAGGGAGGCACCGGCCGCGCAAGGGGCACGCATGCGCGCCCGCCTCCGCCAACCTCCGCCCCGAAGGCGTCTGAGCGGCCAGTGCGCCTGCGCAGAGCCCTGCCCGCACCCGACCCGACCGACGCCCCCCTCCATGGGGCCCGTTCCCCCGCACCTCCCACGCACCCCCGCCCGTCGCCCCTCACCCCCATGTGCCCCCGCCCCCCCGTACCCCCAGCGCCCCCCACCCTCTATGTGCCCCCGCCCCCTCTGTACCCCCAGTGCCCGCCCATCGCCCCCACCCCGCGTGCCCCAGGGCACTGtcccccccgggacccccgaCACAAGACGCCCCTCTCCGTCGGCGATACTTCCTTTAttcccccggggctgcggggggagcACCCGGCCCCCCACCGCTCCTGGTATCACCCCTGGTGCTGTGCCCGTGCCCCCGCGGCGGGTCGGGGGGCCCCAGCACCACGGGCTGGGGAGGCACTGCCTCCAGACAGGGCACAGGGTGACCTCCAGGGGCACCAGCTGGGGGTTCCCCGTCCCCCAGGCGGAAGACGACCGGGGTGTGCCCCAGGACGGGGTTcgcctcctgcagccctgcaatCCACTTGCCCAGCGTGTGCCGGTCGCCCACCCCCGCCATGCACAGTGCAAAGACGGGGCCTTCCTCCACTGCAGGAGACACCCGGTcaaggggacagggagggcaCCGGGGTCCCTCCTCGCCCCTGTCCCCCCACCTTACCCTCCTCCACATCGAAGTCGTCGTCGTCCCAGGGGCCGCGCTCCAGGTCCAGGTCAAGGTGCAGGGGGTAGTACAGGCTGCGCTCTGGGTCTGGGGGGTCCTCCTGGTGGGGGCAGGGCGTCCCCTCCTACCCGTACTGGGCCAGGGGTCCCCTCCTGTCTTGGGCCAGGGagtttcctccctccctcccctcctctcctgggCCATGGGGGTCCCATCCCCTCCTGTCCTGCGCCAGGGGAAACCCTCTGTGGCCATGGGTAGcccaccccaccccctccaGCGTCATGGGGGCCCCCTCCCCTTTCATCTCGTCCCAAGCAATAGGAGATTTTGTCCAGTCCCCTCCCATCCCCTCCCGAGCCCCAGGGTCCATCGGGCTCACCCGCaggtgggggggcagggggtcccCCCGCAGCACGTAGTAGCTCAGGCGGGTGCTGCGCAGCCAGAGGGGGAACGGCCCCTCCACGAAGACAGGCCGTGCCGGACCGTGCCGGGCCAGCAGCACCTGCTGGTCTGGACTCTGGGCACCTGCGGgtggaggaggagctggggaccCCGTGCCGGCACTGGGTACCCCATACCCCCACACAAGAGACCACAGCAGTGGGGACACCACACCCAACACCAAGGGGCTCCCTCTACATCAGGCTCCCCCGAATGCCTGGGTCCCTCGCACATGTCAAGGTCCCCAACCCCACACACTGGGTCCCCCCGCATGCTGGCATTCCCCCAAACACAGGGGTCCCCGCCGCAGAcacctgcccccctccccaagatGCCCACATGGCTCCCCTGACACCCAGGTCGCTCTGGGTCCTCCAGCGCTCACCGACGATGTAGGGCTGGATGGAGCCCTCGTCATCCCCCTCATCCGGCACTGGCCGCTGTGAGAGGGAGACAGTTGTCACCAGCCGCCGCTTAACGACCCAGGGACATTGAGGCCTCGCTGGGGCACTGGGACCCCAAGGGGgggtcctgctggccacatCTGTCCGGCCACAGTGACAGATGGgccccctctgcctccccatcCTCATgtctcctgccccagctctgcaccCCCATGTCCCACCCAGCTGACAGTGAGGCGGGttccctgtccccttcctcccatccccatcccacctgACAGTAACATTGGTCCCCTGCCCCCCTGTCCGCCcacccccatgtccccacatcgccccgtgtccccatccccacatcCCCTGGTGCGTCTCCCATCCCCATGtctgtccccatgtcccacCTGATAGACAGTGATGCGGGCGTCGGGATCGTTGGCGATACGGCGCAGGCCCAGGTGGGCGGTGGCCAGGCCGGAggggggcaggctggggggcagggggtgggggtcCACATGGCGCAGCCTTGGCAGCCAGTACAGCATCCGCTGACACTTGCGCACAGGGCGGCTGCGGGGCCCGAAGACCCCCAGGAGCAGAAACCGTGTCTCCGCGTCCGGTATCACGCCTGCGCAGGGACCCGGGTGTCCGGGTGGGCATGAGGACCCAGGCACCCAGGCCCCTCCCCAAGGCATCAGGTGCCTCCTCCCCAGGGGACCCAGGCACCCAGGCCCCCTCCCCAAGGAATCAGGcaccccctccccctgcctgcacccaccaTATCGCTCCATCTGCTCCAGGATCTGGAGGCCGCATTCCTGCTGTCGGGGGAAGGGGGCCAGCAGGCGCTGGAAGGGCCCGCGGGGCACCCAGACCCCCCGGGGCAGCAGGCGCAGCAGGCGGTGGTAGGCCTCCCGGTCCCGCGCCACCCCCAGCACCGGCATCGCCGCCAGCGCCGCCGCCACCAGCTCCAGCCGCCCCACGCGCCGCCCCGGTGCCTGCTCCAGCGCCGCCAGCGCTGCTGCGAAGGCTGCAGGGCCCCGGCCCTCGCCCTGCGCCCCACGGGGGGTTCTGCGCCACGCCGGGGCCCCTGAGGCCTTCTGCGAGGCGTCCCCCGAGGCCTGCCCTGCCGGGTCCCCCTCCGGACGGCCATGCTGGCACATGCTCCGAGCAACCTGGCAGGGAGAAAGGGGTCAAGGCTGgggagggccgggggggccggggctccCCGTGCTGCCTCCTGGCCGAGGCaccccccccgtgtccccccatcATCTCCCATTGTGTCCCCTCCATCTCCCATTGTGTCCCCCCCATCTCCCATTGTGTCCACTGTCCCACCCCCttcccccggcccccccccatccccaagccccccctgtccccccatctcctgctgcctcctcccagcccccccccccccccgcacctgcggggctccccagcccccccagagcccccggGGCAGCACGCGGGCCCAGGGCAGCCTCATGGCGCCGCGGGCTCAGCGCGGGGTCGGGGCGGGCGGGACAGAGGTCAGAAGTCACGGCCGGAcaccgggacccccccccgtGGTCGCGCCGCCGGGCGCCGCCATGTGCCGCCGACCCGCCGGCCAGCGTTTCCGGGTCGCGAGGCGGGGCCTGCGGCAGAGCCAATCCCCGTGCGCCCCTCGCCTGGGGGCGGGGCCCGGGAGGTGGTTAGCAGCGGGGGGCGGGGCTCGAAGGGGTTCCCCATGACGTCAGAGCGGGCCCCACGGATGAGTTCAGAGCCAGGGTTACACGATGATGTCAGAGCCGGGCACAGCGGTGGCCCTAGGCACAGCTGGGTGCAGTCAGAGCCTGGGGCTCGCGGTGATGTCACACGGGGCAGGGTGACGTCAGAGCTGCAACGGCTGCTATAAATGGAAACGGCAGCTCCTGCCGGGGTGGGAGGGACGGGTGGCCCCGGACGCCTGCGTCCCCCGCATCGACCCAGAGCTGCCCCTTCCGAGGGCGTGGGACAgagaccaccccccccccgagccgGGTCCCCGCGGGGCAGTGGGGCcaggacgcctgggtcccccgGCCGCAGTCccggcgggggtggggggggcgcATTCCCCGTCCGTGATGAACCGTCCCTcccccggggccggcggagTCCGATCCGCTGACGGCACCG is a window from the Aquila chrysaetos chrysaetos unplaced genomic scaffold, bAquChr1.4, whole genome shotgun sequence genome containing:
- the LOC115338008 gene encoding zinc finger protein 653 isoform X15 — encoded protein: MSAVERGPGAGDSGGPGTGGGPGRGPAAEPGGGRKARGRPRLTESDRARRRLESRKKYDVRRVYLGEAHGPWVDLRRRSGWSDAKLAAYLLGLERGQRAGRRGKPWEQIPKKPKRKKRRRRNVNCLRHAVIWYEDHRQRCPYEPRLAELDPSVGLYTTAVWQCERGHRYFQDLHSPLRPLSDSDGDSDDEEDEVLGLKQEEVPLPAAEPPPQPPPEPPQEPPPPPPAEDPDGGDVSAIIYEIPKEPESRRRSRRGRAPHPDPEELPEPIACPYAGCGQVYVALSSFQGRTQQCPQPGCGKRFYLANHLRRHMVIHSGARSAGTAAANVPP
- the LOC115338008 gene encoding zinc finger protein 653 isoform X9, which translates into the protein MSAVERGPGAGDSGGPGTGGGPGRGPAAEPGGGRKARGRPRLTESDRARRRLESRKKYDVRRVYLGEAHGPWVDLRRRSGWSDAKLAAYLLGLERGQRAGRRGKPWEQIPKKPKRKKRRRRNVNCLRHAVIWYEDHRQRCPYEPRLAELDPSVGLYTTAVWQCERGHRYFQDLHSPLRPLSDSDGDSDDEEDEVLGLKQEEVPLPAAEPPPQPPPEPPQEPPPPPPAEDPDGGDVSAIIYEIPKEPESRRRSRRGRAPHPDPEELPEPIACPYAGCGQVYVALSSFQNHVNLVHRKGRTQQCPQPGCGKRFYLANHLRRHMVIHSGVREFTCETCGKSFKRKNHLEVHRRTHTGETPLQCEVCGYRCRQRASLTWHMRRHGGPGLRPFPCERCGRCFERPEGLKFHALKSHPEPRGT
- the LOC115338008 gene encoding zinc finger protein 653 isoform X10 gives rise to the protein MSAVERGPGAGDSGGPGTGGGPGRGPAAEPGGGRKARGRPRLTESDRARRRLESRKKYDVRRVYLGEAHGPWVDLRRRSGWSDAKLAAYLLGLERGQRAGRRGKPWEQIPKKPKRKKRRRRNVNCLRHAVIWYEDHRQRCPYEPRLAELDPSVGLYTTAVWQCERGHRYFQDLHSPLRPLSDSDGDSDDEEDEVLGLKQEEVPLPAAEPPPQPPPEPPQEPPPPPPAEDPDGGDVSAIIYEIPKEPESRRRSRRGRAPHPDPEELPEPIACPYAGCGQVYVALSSFQGRTQQCPQPGCGKRFYLANHLRRHMVIHSGVREFTCETCGKSFKRKNHLEVHRRTHTGETPLQCEVCGYRCRQRASLTWHMRRHGGPGLRPFPCERCGRCFERPEGLKFHALKSHPEPRGT
- the LOC115338008 gene encoding zinc finger protein 653 isoform X11, yielding MSAVERGPGAGDSGGPGTGGGPGRGPAAEPGGGRKARGRPRLTESDRARRRLESRKKYDVRRVYLGEAHGPWVDLRRRSGWSDAKLAAYLLGLERGQRAGRRGKPWEQIPKKPKRKKRRRRNVNCLRHAVIWYEDHRQRCPYEPRLAELDPSVGLYTTAVWQCERGHRYFQDLHSPLRPLSDSDGDSDDEEDEVLGLKQEEVPLPAAEPPPQPPPEPPQEPPPPPPAEDPDGGDVSAIIYEIPKEPESRRRSRRGRAPHPDPEELPEPIACPYAGCGQVYVALSSFQNHVNLVHRKGRTQQCPQPGCGKRFYLANHLRRHMVIHSGVREFTCETCGKSFKRKNHLEVHRRTHTGETPLQCEVCGYPSPLPCPSPKV
- the LOC115338008 gene encoding zinc finger protein 653 isoform X14, with protein sequence MSAVERGPGAGDSGGPGTGGGPGRGPAAEPGGGRKARGRPRLTESDRARRRLESRKKYDVRRVYLGEAHGPWVDLRRRSGWSDAKLAAYLLGLERGQRAGRRGKPWEQIPKKPKRKKRRRRNVNCLRHAVIWYEDHRQRCPYEPRLAELDPSVGLYTTAVWQCERGHRYFQDLHSPLRPLSDSDGDSDDEEDEVLGLKQEEVPLPAAEPPPQPPPEPPQEPPPPPPAEDPDGGDVSAIIYEIPKEPESRRRSRRGRAPHPDPEELPEPIACPYAGCGQVYVALSSFQNHVNLVHRKGRTQQCPQPGCGKRFYLANHLRRHMVIHSGARSAGTAAANVPP
- the LOC115338008 gene encoding zinc finger protein 653 isoform X13, which encodes MSAVERGPGAGDSGGPGTGGGPGRGPAAEPGGGRKARGRPRLTESDRARRRLESRKKYDVRRVYLGEAHGPWVDLRRRSGWSDAKLAAYLLGLERGQRAGRRGKPWEQIPKKPKRKKRRRRNVNCLRHAVIWYEDHRQRCPYEPRLAELDPSVGLYTTAVWQCERGHRYFQDLHSPLRPLSDSDGDSDDEEDEVLGLKQEEVPLPAAEPPPQPPPEPPQEPPPPPPAEDPDGGDVSAIIYEIPKEPESRRRSRRGRAPHPDPEELPEPIACPYAGCGQVYVALSSFQNHVNLVHRKGRTQQCPQPGCGKRFYLANHLRRHMVIHSGVREFTCETCGKSFKRKNHLEVHRRTHTGETPLQS